Proteins found in one Leptospira neocaledonica genomic segment:
- a CDS encoding acetyl-CoA C-acetyltransferase: protein MEEAVLLDGIRTPFGNFGGTLKDVSAVDLGVLVSKSLLERTGVSPSDIGESIFGNVVPTGKEAIYLARHIGLKTGLPITVPALTLNRLCGSGMEAIIQAAKKIYLGESEAVLAGGSESMSNAPYVVRNARWGIKYGSAEFEDSLEQGLTDQYVGLIMGATAENLADQYKISRAEQDEWAGISQTRAEKATVEGRLKEEILAVTVGGKKPVTLEKDEFIKGAASIEKLSGLRPAFRDGGTVTAGNASGLNDGAAATIITSASYAKKIGKKPLAIIRGYGHAGCDPAKMGIGPALAIPIALKKAGLKLSDMSLVEVNEAFAAQYLAVQKELGLNPEITNVNGGAVAIGHPLGASGARVTITLAYELRRRKAKYGVASLCIGGGQGIALILENPEA from the coding sequence ATGGAAGAAGCAGTTTTGTTGGACGGAATCCGCACCCCTTTCGGAAATTTCGGCGGAACATTAAAAGACGTAAGCGCAGTGGATTTAGGAGTATTAGTTTCTAAATCCTTGTTGGAAAGAACAGGAGTGAGTCCTTCCGATATAGGTGAGTCTATTTTCGGAAACGTGGTACCCACCGGAAAAGAGGCTATCTACTTAGCAAGACATATAGGACTCAAAACCGGATTACCTATCACAGTTCCAGCTTTGACCTTGAACAGGCTTTGCGGTTCCGGAATGGAAGCAATCATACAAGCAGCTAAAAAAATCTACTTGGGAGAATCTGAAGCGGTTCTTGCAGGTGGATCCGAATCCATGAGCAATGCACCTTATGTTGTGCGTAACGCAAGATGGGGAATTAAATATGGTTCTGCTGAATTCGAGGATTCATTAGAGCAAGGATTAACCGACCAATATGTTGGTCTCATCATGGGAGCTACTGCAGAAAATCTTGCTGATCAATATAAGATCAGTAGAGCAGAACAAGATGAATGGGCTGGAATTTCTCAAACAAGAGCAGAGAAAGCTACGGTAGAAGGTAGACTAAAAGAAGAAATTCTCGCTGTAACCGTTGGCGGAAAAAAACCGGTTACATTAGAAAAAGATGAATTTATTAAAGGTGCAGCTTCTATCGAAAAACTTTCAGGCTTAAGACCTGCATTTAGGGACGGCGGAACTGTCACCGCGGGAAATGCATCCGGTCTGAATGATGGAGCTGCGGCGACTATTATTACCTCAGCTTCTTACGCAAAAAAGATAGGTAAAAAACCTTTAGCGATCATTAGAGGATATGGACATGCAGGATGTGATCCTGCGAAAATGGGAATCGGACCTGCATTAGCAATTCCTATCGCATTGAAAAAAGCGGGCTTAAAACTTTCGGACATGAGCCTTGTAGAAGTAAACGAAGCATTTGCAGCTCAGTATCTTGCAGTCCAAAAGGAATTGGGCTTAAATCCTGAGATCACTAATGTAAACGGTGGAGCGGTCGCAATCGGACATCCACTCGGAGCAAGTGGCGCGAGAGTGACCATCACTTTGGCTTATGAACTTAGAAGAAGAAAGGCAAAATACGGAGTCGCTTCTCTTTGTATCGGCGGAGGTCAAGGGATCGCCCTTATTCTGGAAAACCCAGAAGCCTAA
- a CDS encoding methylated-DNA--[protein]-cysteine S-methyltransferase, whose product MIFSKEIQSPLGILLAGAVEEGICLLEFTEKERLELQLTRLKKVFGEDIQPGESRFFHQLEDQLKEYFEGKRKDFDIPLVVLGTEFQKKAWEALHSVVYGKTNSYEAQAIRIGDKNAVRAVAKANGENRIAILIPCHRIVGKSGDLTGYGGGLWRKKFLLELEQKFSDSPTLPFFRDE is encoded by the coding sequence ATGATCTTCAGTAAAGAAATCCAATCCCCTTTAGGAATACTTCTCGCAGGTGCGGTGGAAGAAGGTATCTGCCTTTTGGAATTCACCGAAAAAGAGAGATTGGAACTCCAACTTACTCGGCTGAAAAAAGTTTTCGGTGAAGATATCCAACCGGGGGAAAGTAGATTTTTCCACCAATTAGAAGATCAGCTTAAGGAATATTTCGAAGGTAAAAGAAAAGATTTCGATATCCCTCTTGTAGTTTTAGGTACTGAATTTCAGAAAAAGGCTTGGGAAGCTTTACATTCCGTTGTTTACGGAAAGACAAATTCTTATGAGGCTCAGGCGATCCGGATCGGAGACAAAAATGCGGTCCGTGCAGTAGCAAAAGCGAACGGAGAAAATCGGATCGCTATTCTGATCCCATGTCATAGGATCGTAGGAAAAAGTGGAGATCTAACAGGATATGGCGGAGGGCTCTGGAGAAAAAAATTCCTGCTCGAATTAGAGCAAAAATTCTCTGATTCTCCTACCTTACCTTTTTTCCGAGATGAATGA
- a CDS encoding SDR family NAD(P)-dependent oxidoreductase: MDTQLKDKIALVTGSTAGIGLAIATGLAAEGAQVIINGRTKARVEEAISTIHKKIPKANLLGIEADFSNKEEVNKIASKFPNVDILVNNVGIFEPKDFVEIPDEDWIRFFEVNVLSGVRLSRAYLPSMLKKNWGRILFISSESGIQIPNEMIHYGVTKSAQISLGRGIAELTKGTNVTVNSILPGPTRSEGVEGFLEDLAKQQNVSTSTVEKEFFKNARPTSLLQRFATVEEVANLAVYLSSPLSSATNGAALRVDGGVVKSAF, encoded by the coding sequence ATGGATACTCAACTCAAAGATAAAATCGCATTAGTCACCGGATCAACCGCCGGAATCGGACTCGCAATCGCCACAGGCCTAGCAGCAGAAGGAGCCCAGGTAATTATAAACGGAAGAACCAAAGCAAGAGTAGAAGAAGCAATCTCTACCATTCACAAAAAAATCCCCAAAGCAAATCTCCTCGGAATCGAGGCGGATTTTTCTAACAAAGAAGAAGTAAACAAAATCGCATCAAAATTTCCTAATGTTGATATTCTTGTGAATAATGTTGGGATCTTTGAACCTAAAGATTTTGTAGAGATCCCAGACGAAGATTGGATCCGATTTTTCGAAGTGAATGTTCTGAGTGGAGTCAGACTTTCCAGAGCTTATCTACCTTCTATGCTCAAAAAAAATTGGGGGAGGATCTTATTTATATCCAGTGAATCCGGAATTCAGATCCCGAATGAAATGATCCATTATGGAGTTACAAAAAGTGCTCAGATTTCTTTAGGCAGAGGAATTGCTGAACTTACAAAAGGAACCAATGTTACTGTAAATTCTATTCTCCCAGGACCAACTCGTTCCGAAGGTGTAGAAGGATTTTTAGAAGATCTTGCAAAACAACAAAATGTTTCTACTTCAACCGTAGAAAAAGAATTTTTCAAAAACGCGAGACCTACCTCTCTTTTACAAAGATTCGCAACAGTAGAAGAAGTCGCAAATCTTGCAGTTTATCTTTCTTCTCCACTTTCCTCCGCAACGAATGGTGCTGCACTCCGAGTGGATGGGGGTGTGGTCAAGTCTGCATTCTGA
- a CDS encoding acetoacetate decarboxylase family protein yields MKATASSKVKPKTKAAKTTQQSPKKATISKTRPQSPKRHFPAPWSLTGEGFLFPLFGRKSYNSEMAFLDEEDRKSFKGGLGSLMLVNYERSDVGPYYELLYIPGNFEHKDTNYKRITRIFVSSQTSVEEGIRNWAIPKERADFIWKKEGRVTKIEVSRDGKTFFKIKIRTLGFNFPVSTSILPYVLLQKAEDGSKLSTAFIGTGKGKFARIESVWSDETIFPDFIKGGGIKTGIGASPFHLTFPVAENVE; encoded by the coding sequence ATGAAAGCAACCGCCTCTTCCAAGGTCAAACCAAAGACCAAAGCCGCAAAAACTACACAACAATCCCCTAAAAAAGCCACAATCAGCAAGACCAGACCCCAATCCCCTAAGAGACATTTTCCGGCTCCTTGGTCATTAACAGGAGAAGGATTCCTGTTCCCGTTGTTTGGTAGGAAGTCCTACAATTCGGAAATGGCATTTTTGGATGAAGAAGATCGTAAGTCCTTCAAAGGAGGACTCGGCTCTTTGATGTTAGTGAATTACGAAAGATCCGATGTTGGACCTTATTACGAACTTTTGTACATTCCTGGAAATTTCGAACACAAGGATACAAATTACAAAAGGATCACCCGCATTTTTGTATCCAGCCAAACTTCCGTCGAAGAAGGAATTCGTAACTGGGCCATCCCGAAAGAAAGAGCTGATTTCATTTGGAAAAAAGAAGGCCGAGTAACTAAGATAGAAGTTTCCAGAGATGGAAAAACTTTTTTCAAAATTAAAATCCGAACATTAGGTTTTAATTTTCCTGTAAGCACTTCTATTCTCCCTTATGTTCTTTTGCAAAAAGCGGAAGACGGATCCAAACTAAGCACTGCATTTATAGGCACAGGTAAAGGAAAATTCGCAAGGATAGAATCCGTTTGGTCGGATGAAACTATCTTTCCCGACTTTATCAAAGGTGGAGGCATAAAAACAGGAATAGGAGCTTCTCCTTTCCATCTCACCTTCCCTGTCGCAGAAAATGTTGAATAA
- a CDS encoding LIC_10572 family protein produces the protein MANRRKPPRKTSGNKKQESSHKHPGAGNRGHQQKKRPDHGRSNRHQQHTVATKISETMKELPMKAPQPGGSSGTLVKVIGFLAAALIVFFGYFIVQEYLDKTPVYGKHGWDEEAGSPVAWEDAVRYCSSRRKRLPDKEELKTFSKRADKKIKTIGLFWSTSAAGDKGDYMTVNLSSGDFSPSPSTNKFAVICVK, from the coding sequence ATGGCGAACCGTCGTAAGCCTCCCCGCAAAACTTCCGGGAATAAAAAACAAGAATCTTCCCATAAACACCCAGGTGCAGGAAACCGCGGTCATCAGCAGAAAAAAAGACCGGATCATGGTCGTTCGAATCGCCACCAACAGCATACCGTAGCTACTAAAATTTCAGAAACGATGAAAGAACTTCCGATGAAGGCTCCTCAACCCGGAGGAAGTTCGGGTACTCTCGTAAAAGTTATTGGATTTCTCGCAGCCGCATTGATCGTATTTTTCGGATATTTTATCGTTCAGGAATATTTAGATAAGACTCCTGTTTATGGAAAACATGGTTGGGACGAAGAAGCAGGATCTCCTGTAGCTTGGGAAGATGCAGTTCGTTATTGTTCTTCCAGAAGAAAGAGACTTCCTGATAAAGAAGAGCTTAAAACATTCTCCAAAAGGGCAGATAAAAAGATCAAAACTATCGGACTGTTTTGGTCTACAAGTGCGGCTGGAGACAAAGGGGACTATATGACCGTAAACTTGAGCAGTGGAGATTTTTCTCCAAGTCCCAGCACAAACAAATTCGCAGTCATTTGTGTGAAATGA
- a CDS encoding HAMP domain-containing protein, translated as MAVLTFSSVSYLTGFLLSGLCAFFLLVRKEKYETTLHLGWVFLYCALLELSFLLGTSFFHPLSFLHRWVSLPSAFLLCAHLCLYFFQLNSQASEKTGRILLGAGYFLALSILVLHIVGTIFAKPVYDFGGGVFDVIHRADERVIFWFGILYVSVILLFGVWRGFQAHRSDIQLMALSLWVPFLLLLGTTILFHLKEIAYPIDRSIGLSFWNPIFLTALFLAWLIHLRASGEAFSLRSPILLGIVLLILFVFQGSSWLFLQPGLESFNETVKERLKAQDLSPDSYLLSVQDNDGFVLTASGGLETSFFAESKRDLILSFIWNNPSSLNKEFPSYAKVAESLKGSDKYSENLINFSKSLEKVRKKIRNLPPKDIRDGILEQISPDGKEEKFALFLKILSGSVKNSSAEGEALRSFALDQMRELIPEGEPRFRRIPGLVMGEYYYSVIQKSPGKTQIKEIGIPYQEFLAFETGLLKKPVLAFLVCLLLFSIAINSFFSFFVIHPLDRLYSALELATEGDLQRELHPEAWDEIGSLADQFNRMIQSIRTEEGSESSSFSRSEAGPRSSGGISSWKEISDRIKKTSSVSELRKFLSDLQGSQDSHPVRSKLILKLGLKIKDYQTAYMAARELREMGIVKDPEMLFILSYCAKKTGDIQEAIRLSEELRSISEGHTQNNLHLADMYYHTDRLDEARNLAVQIRKEQGPSAAVTKLLNAIEKKGA; from the coding sequence ATGGCTGTTTTAACTTTTTCCAGCGTCAGTTATCTTACCGGATTTCTTCTCTCCGGGCTCTGCGCTTTTTTTCTTCTAGTTAGAAAGGAAAAGTATGAAACAACTCTTCATCTAGGCTGGGTATTCCTATATTGCGCGTTACTCGAGCTTTCCTTTTTACTTGGGACTTCTTTTTTCCATCCTCTTTCTTTCTTACATAGATGGGTTTCTTTACCTTCCGCATTTTTGCTTTGCGCCCATCTTTGTTTATATTTTTTCCAGCTGAATTCGCAAGCCTCAGAAAAGACTGGAAGGATCTTATTAGGCGCAGGGTACTTTCTGGCCTTAAGCATTTTGGTCCTTCATATAGTTGGAACAATATTCGCTAAACCTGTTTACGATTTCGGCGGAGGTGTCTTCGACGTAATCCATAGGGCCGATGAGAGAGTTATATTTTGGTTCGGGATTCTTTATGTTTCTGTAATATTACTCTTCGGGGTTTGGAGAGGTTTTCAAGCCCATAGATCCGATATACAGTTGATGGCTCTTTCTCTCTGGGTACCTTTTTTACTTCTTCTCGGCACTACTATACTTTTTCATCTGAAGGAGATTGCTTATCCTATAGATAGATCCATCGGACTTTCTTTTTGGAATCCAATCTTTTTGACTGCATTGTTTTTGGCCTGGCTGATCCACTTAAGAGCCTCCGGAGAAGCCTTCAGTCTTAGATCTCCCATTCTACTCGGGATCGTATTATTAATATTATTCGTGTTCCAAGGAAGTAGTTGGCTTTTCTTACAACCCGGATTGGAATCTTTTAACGAAACGGTTAAGGAAAGATTAAAGGCTCAGGATTTGTCACCTGATTCTTATTTGCTTTCCGTGCAAGATAACGACGGTTTTGTCCTGACCGCTTCCGGAGGATTAGAAACTTCTTTTTTTGCGGAATCTAAAAGAGATTTGATCCTTTCCTTTATTTGGAATAATCCTTCTTCTTTGAATAAGGAATTTCCTTCTTATGCAAAGGTTGCGGAATCTTTGAAAGGTTCCGATAAATATTCTGAAAATTTAATTAACTTTTCGAAAAGTTTGGAGAAGGTCCGTAAAAAGATCAGAAATCTCCCTCCTAAAGATATTCGCGATGGGATCTTGGAACAAATATCTCCTGACGGCAAAGAGGAGAAGTTCGCTTTATTCTTAAAAATACTTTCCGGTTCAGTGAAAAACTCTTCTGCAGAAGGAGAGGCATTGCGCAGTTTTGCGTTGGACCAAATGAGAGAATTGATCCCTGAAGGAGAACCTCGTTTCAGAAGGATCCCAGGACTCGTAATGGGAGAATATTATTATTCCGTAATCCAAAAATCTCCCGGTAAAACCCAGATAAAAGAGATCGGTATCCCGTATCAGGAATTTTTGGCTTTTGAGACAGGATTACTGAAAAAACCGGTACTTGCGTTTTTAGTTTGTCTTCTTCTTTTTTCCATAGCGATCAATTCGTTTTTCTCCTTCTTTGTGATCCATCCTTTGGATAGATTGTATTCCGCATTGGAGCTTGCTACCGAAGGAGATCTGCAAAGAGAGTTACATCCGGAAGCTTGGGATGAGATCGGTAGTTTAGCGGATCAATTTAATAGAATGATCCAATCCATTCGAACGGAAGAAGGTTCCGAATCTTCTTCTTTTAGTCGGAGCGAAGCTGGGCCCAGATCGAGTGGCGGAATTTCTTCCTGGAAAGAAATTTCGGATCGGATCAAAAAAACCAGTTCAGTTTCGGAATTGAGAAAATTCCTTTCCGATCTACAAGGAAGCCAAGATTCACATCCGGTTCGTTCAAAGCTGATCTTAAAATTAGGTTTGAAGATCAAAGATTACCAAACTGCGTATATGGCGGCCCGGGAATTGAGAGAGATGGGAATTGTAAAAGATCCGGAGATGCTTTTTATCCTGTCTTATTGTGCTAAAAAAACCGGGGATATCCAAGAGGCCATCCGTTTGTCGGAAGAATTGAGATCAATTTCCGAGGGACATACTCAAAACAATCTGCATTTGGCGGATATGTATTATCATACGGATCGTTTGGATGAGGCTAGGAATCTTGCAGTCCAGATCCGTAAAGAGCAGGGACCTTCTGCGGCAGTTACAAAACTTTTGAATGCGATAGAAAAAAAAGGCGCCTGA
- a CDS encoding amidohydrolase family protein: MAAQIRKISGKFQNSKGSFMGTVELDPKTGLILSIQKDKILQSSNAEELVFDPEKFVIFSGFGDIHVHAREDESGKHKYKEDFLSAGNAAINGGVIHIADMPNNPIPPTDDITYSKKRELADHSPVRITLYAGIGPHTKPLKAHVPYKAFMGPSIGELFFYSNEQLEETIRHYKGCNVSFHCEDPEILEKSQNETYHEDRRPAIAETLATDFALYLIEKYELVGKLCHYSTEEGLKKIIEARKRGVKVKCEVTPTHLYFDRTMLTDENRHWFQMNPPLRGPEDKVALLQGVKEGWIDFLATDHAPHSIEEKLKGTSGISQLDTYSLFVTWLHKTAGISLEKISEICAENPGDFVAEFLPKEYGKGFGKIEEGYCGSFTVLDFNTPTTFKKEDIKSKSGWSPFEGVTFPGSIISVIHLGKKVR, translated from the coding sequence ATGGCTGCTCAGATTCGAAAAATTTCGGGAAAATTCCAAAACTCCAAAGGATCTTTTATGGGGACGGTGGAGCTGGATCCGAAAACCGGCCTTATACTTTCCATTCAAAAAGACAAAATATTACAATCTTCTAATGCAGAAGAGCTTGTATTCGATCCTGAAAAATTTGTAATCTTTTCCGGCTTCGGCGATATTCACGTACATGCAAGAGAAGACGAATCGGGAAAACACAAATATAAGGAAGATTTTTTATCTGCAGGAAATGCTGCGATTAACGGAGGTGTAATCCATATCGCGGACATGCCAAATAATCCGATCCCTCCTACTGACGATATTACTTATTCTAAAAAAAGAGAACTCGCGGATCATTCTCCTGTTCGGATCACTTTGTATGCGGGCATAGGTCCTCATACAAAACCTCTAAAAGCTCATGTTCCTTACAAGGCGTTCATGGGTCCTTCTATTGGAGAATTATTCTTTTATTCAAACGAGCAGTTGGAAGAGACGATTCGCCATTACAAAGGTTGTAATGTTAGCTTTCATTGTGAAGATCCTGAAATTTTAGAAAAGAGCCAGAATGAAACGTATCATGAAGATAGAAGGCCCGCTATTGCCGAAACTTTAGCTACGGACTTTGCACTCTATCTAATCGAAAAATATGAGCTCGTTGGAAAGTTATGCCATTATTCTACGGAAGAAGGTTTAAAGAAGATCATCGAAGCTAGAAAAAGGGGGGTCAAAGTAAAATGTGAAGTAACCCCTACTCATCTCTATTTTGATCGAACCATGCTTACGGATGAAAATCGTCATTGGTTTCAGATGAATCCACCTCTAAGAGGACCGGAAGACAAAGTGGCTCTACTCCAAGGAGTAAAAGAAGGTTGGATCGACTTTTTAGCTACGGATCATGCTCCTCATTCTATAGAGGAAAAACTAAAAGGAACATCCGGTATTTCTCAACTGGATACTTATTCTTTATTTGTAACTTGGTTGCATAAGACGGCAGGAATTTCTTTGGAAAAAATTTCGGAGATATGTGCAGAAAACCCGGGAGATTTTGTAGCTGAGTTTTTGCCGAAAGAATACGGAAAAGGTTTCGGAAAAATTGAAGAAGGTTACTGCGGAAGTTTTACAGTTCTGGATTTTAATACTCCAACTACATTCAAAAAAGAAGATATAAAAAGTAAAAGTGGTTGGTCTCCATTCGAAGGGGTTACATTTCCCGGGAGTATAATATCCGTCATTCATCTCGGAAAAAAGGTAAGGTAG
- a CDS encoding LLM class flavin-dependent oxidoreductase, which translates to MIRLSVLDQSPIRKGGTAFQAVQETIELAKLTDRLGYHRYWVSEHHNILGLAGSSPEVLISHLAGETKGIRMGSGGIMLPNHSSLKVAENFRMLETLFPGRIDLGLGRAPGGDRLTAAILNPSNSFVQNDFIQQLMDLRDFLTDNAEPDSIQEKVKAIPVAETCPELWILTSSGESALIAAHFGMALSFAQFINPTGGFASIKAYKERFQPSAGLPTPQASVGIFVLCADTKEKAEELQAVMDRQLLNIEKGISEGILSYEEIKPYVYSDMERVRLLHNRGRMIVGTPDTVKKRIFDLTQEYGIDEVVVSTITYDFKDRVRSYELLAETFELEKRL; encoded by the coding sequence ATGATCCGATTAAGTGTTTTAGATCAGTCTCCGATCCGCAAAGGTGGGACCGCATTTCAGGCGGTCCAAGAGACGATCGAACTTGCGAAGCTTACCGATAGATTGGGTTATCACAGATATTGGGTTTCAGAACATCATAATATTCTGGGACTGGCCGGGTCTTCTCCTGAAGTTTTGATTTCTCATCTTGCCGGCGAAACGAAAGGGATCCGTATGGGTTCCGGCGGGATCATGCTTCCAAATCATAGCTCTCTTAAGGTGGCCGAAAATTTTAGGATGCTCGAAACTCTTTTTCCAGGAAGGATAGATCTTGGACTCGGTAGGGCACCCGGTGGAGATCGACTAACGGCTGCTATACTAAATCCTTCTAACAGTTTTGTTCAGAATGATTTTATCCAACAATTGATGGATTTACGAGATTTTTTGACGGATAATGCAGAGCCCGATTCCATTCAGGAGAAAGTAAAAGCGATCCCGGTTGCGGAAACCTGTCCTGAACTTTGGATATTAACTTCGAGTGGAGAAAGTGCTTTGATTGCGGCTCATTTCGGGATGGCTCTTTCTTTTGCCCAGTTTATCAATCCTACCGGAGGATTTGCGAGTATCAAGGCTTACAAGGAAAGATTCCAACCTTCTGCAGGCCTTCCAACTCCTCAAGCAAGCGTTGGTATTTTTGTGTTATGTGCGGATACAAAAGAGAAGGCAGAAGAACTACAGGCTGTAATGGACAGACAACTTTTAAATATTGAAAAAGGAATTAGCGAAGGTATACTTTCTTATGAGGAAATTAAACCGTACGTGTATTCGGATATGGAAAGGGTCAGGTTACTACATAATCGGGGAAGAATGATTGTGGGCACTCCTGATACGGTCAAAAAAAGGATTTTCGATCTGACCCAAGAATATGGAATAGATGAAGTAGTGGTTTCTACTATCACGTACGATTTTAAAGATAGGGTTCGTTCTTACGAACTTTTGGCAGAAACTTTCGAATTGGAAAAAAGATTATAA
- a CDS encoding neutral/alkaline non-lysosomal ceramidase N-terminal domain-containing protein translates to MKIFRLTIILPFLFLLFSEPTFSGTAKPQIKDFNFEAGMSKVDITGPPTGIMFWGYAQEGQKGEGIHLRQFARALVIKDPKTGKVLAYVTAELGGVPHEVQRDIVARLKKEVDPNFNFANVLLNASHTHSAPAGFFHYIQNSIYTTKFFPEYYSVIVNGIFQAIKDAYSKKEAAQLLIGSATVEGAGVNRSLVAYQANPKEERDRYNSDTDKTMIQLSVNTRRGVIGIVNWYGVHTTNMTFDNHLVSTDNKGYASYLSESEAVKRGQKDFIAIFAQANEGDVTPNLNLNNTGPGKDMFESTKIIGERQYLASSKILNDENPRALPSGLNYAQSFIDMPNSIVRKEFSETGKDERTCLSAYGYALAAGSTEEGGGHWLFHEGMKDEDRKFYIDWLAARLLQAPSDELRVCQKPKAILFPMGETKPDPSLSQILPLGLATIGDFALIISPNEVTTMSSRRMKETVKKVLGSKIKEIALSGLTNDFAGYITTKEEYSTQQYEGGHTLHGPFSLDLFRQEYHRLANDLLQNKVSNQGPFPKDLSASVVGTDIPHREKISSFEPKVKTPNESITKIGELVSCEVSSVNPNISYPKQKSYFNVEKKEGDKWITTYTDSDWATKFYYKKSFLPLFDDQIRLVWETDKNDTPGVYRLKHSSFYINKEGKEVPFSVDCPEFELK, encoded by the coding sequence ATGAAGATATTCCGTTTAACGATTATTCTTCCGTTCTTATTTTTACTCTTTTCCGAGCCTACATTCTCCGGAACAGCAAAACCTCAGATTAAAGATTTTAATTTCGAGGCTGGAATGTCAAAAGTAGATATCACAGGACCTCCAACAGGGATCATGTTCTGGGGTTATGCGCAAGAAGGGCAAAAAGGAGAAGGTATACATCTCCGGCAATTCGCAAGAGCCTTAGTAATCAAAGATCCAAAAACCGGAAAAGTATTGGCCTATGTGACAGCCGAATTAGGCGGAGTCCCTCACGAGGTGCAAAGAGACATCGTAGCTAGATTGAAGAAGGAAGTGGATCCTAATTTTAATTTCGCGAATGTGCTCTTAAACGCTTCTCATACTCATAGCGCTCCTGCTGGATTCTTCCATTATATTCAAAATTCCATATATACCACTAAATTCTTTCCCGAATATTATTCTGTGATCGTAAACGGGATCTTTCAGGCGATCAAGGATGCTTATTCCAAAAAAGAAGCTGCCCAACTGTTGATCGGAAGTGCAACCGTAGAAGGCGCAGGAGTGAATCGTTCCTTAGTGGCATACCAAGCAAACCCTAAGGAAGAAAGAGACAGATACAATTCAGATACAGACAAAACAATGATCCAACTCTCGGTGAATACCAGAAGAGGTGTGATCGGGATCGTAAACTGGTATGGAGTGCATACCACGAATATGACCTTCGACAATCATTTGGTATCTACGGACAATAAAGGATATGCTTCTTATCTTTCCGAATCGGAAGCCGTTAAAAGAGGACAAAAAGATTTTATCGCGATCTTTGCACAGGCTAATGAAGGAGATGTGACTCCTAACCTGAATCTGAACAATACAGGTCCTGGAAAAGATATGTTTGAGAGCACAAAGATCATTGGAGAAAGACAATATCTTGCGAGTTCTAAAATCCTGAACGATGAAAATCCCAGAGCCTTACCTTCGGGGCTCAACTATGCACAATCCTTTATAGATATGCCAAACTCGATCGTTCGTAAGGAATTTTCAGAAACAGGAAAAGACGAGAGAACCTGTCTCTCCGCTTATGGATATGCTCTAGCAGCAGGTTCTACGGAAGAAGGTGGAGGACATTGGCTTTTCCATGAAGGGATGAAGGATGAAGATAGAAAATTCTATATTGATTGGCTAGCTGCAAGATTACTGCAAGCTCCAAGCGATGAGTTGAGAGTTTGCCAAAAACCTAAAGCAATCCTATTTCCGATGGGAGAAACAAAACCGGATCCTTCTCTTTCTCAAATTCTACCCTTAGGACTCGCTACCATCGGAGATTTTGCTTTAATTATTTCACCTAACGAAGTTACTACGATGTCCAGCAGAAGAATGAAAGAAACAGTCAAAAAAGTTTTGGGATCGAAAATCAAAGAGATCGCACTTTCCGGGCTGACCAACGATTTTGCCGGTTATATCACTACTAAAGAAGAATATTCTACACAACAATACGAAGGCGGTCATACTCTTCATGGACCGTTTAGTTTAGATCTTTTTAGACAAGAATACCACAGACTTGCAAATGATCTTTTACAAAACAAAGTAAGTAACCAAGGACCTTTTCCTAAGGATCTGAGTGCTTCGGTTGTAGGAACAGATATCCCTCATAGAGAAAAGATCTCTTCTTTCGAGCCCAAAGTAAAAACGCCGAATGAAAGTATTACAAAGATCGGAGAACTCGTTTCCTGCGAAGTAAGTTCCGTAAATCCAAACATTTCTTATCCAAAACAAAAATCCTATTTTAATGTGGAAAAGAAAGAAGGAGACAAATGGATCACTACTTATACTGACTCCGACTGGGCTACTAAATTCTATTATAAAAAATCCTTCTTACCTTTGTTCGACGATCAGATCCGGCTAGTTTGGGAGACGGATAAGAATGATACTCCTGGAGTATATAGGCTGAAACATTCTTCCTTCTATATTAACAAGGAAGGAAAAGAAGTCCCATTCTCCGTTGATTGCCCCGAATTCGAATTAAAATAG